The following proteins are co-located in the Deltaproteobacteria bacterium genome:
- a CDS encoding DUF433 domain-containing protein, translating into MTEIAERITVDSDQCGGRPCIRGMRIRVVDVLDLLANGLSAEQVIEELPDLEPEDIRACLRFASRRLDHPVLTA; encoded by the coding sequence GTGACTGAAATCGCAGAGCGAATCACAGTCGACTCCGACCAGTGTGGCGGACGGCCCTGCATTCGCGGAATGCGAATCCGCGTTGTTGACGTCCTCGATCTGCTGGCCAACGGTCTCTCGGCGGAGCAGGTGATCGAGGAACTGCCCGATCTCGAGCCCGAGGACATCCGCGCCTGTCTGAGGTTTGCGAGCCGGCGCCTCGACCATCCAGTGTTGACGGCGTGA